One Solea senegalensis isolate Sse05_10M linkage group LG21, IFAPA_SoseM_1, whole genome shotgun sequence DNA segment encodes these proteins:
- the LOC122758425 gene encoding chemokine-like receptor 1 has translation MEVDYIPYDDDYIPDNETENTNTTVGVLNFNNSQSSLTHVLVVFNILITVVGLGGNSLVIWICGWKMKRTVINTWYVSLAISDFLFCAFLPLEVFYMITSHWPFGLLLCKITSSVLFLNMHSSVFLLVLISTDRCIMILFPIWSHNHRTVRKAFGVVVLMWLLSALLTLPSVIFKQTTVHGSVIQCYSDYMDHSRHKAVALTRFICGFLIPFLMIVCCCSVLGVKLRSLTVKSTKPYKVMVALIFSFFICCVPYHTFVLLELDLKNHRLHVLQAGLKVGATLAAANSFISPFLYVFVGNDFKQTLKRTLTSRIEEAMIEDFRTGLNHSRSKSMDIIQNGC, from the coding sequence ATGGAGGTGGATTATATTCCATATGATGATGATTACATTCCTGACAATGAAACTGAGAACACCAACACTACAGTTGGAGTACTGAATTTCAACAATTCCCAGTCTTCTTTGACACACGTCCTTGTGGTTTTCAATATCCTCATAACTGTTGTTGGCCTTGGAGGGAATTCACTCGTGATTTGGATCTGTGgctggaaaatgaaaagaacagTCATCAACACCTGGTATGTCAGTCTGGCCATTTCAGACTTTTTGTTCTGTGCATTTCTGCCACTGGAAGTATTCTACATGATAACCTCTCACTGGCCTTTCGGACTTCTCTTGTGCAAGATCACCTCCTCCGTCCTGTTCCTCAATATGCACAGCAGTGTGTTTCTGTTAGTTCTGATCAGCACCGATCGCTgtataatgattttatttccCATTTGGTCACATAATCATCGGACTGTGCGAAAAGCGTTTGGAGTTGTCGTCCTCATGTGGCTCCTCTCCGCACTCCTAACGTTGCCCTCAGTGATCTTCAAACAAACCACGGTCCATGGCTCAGTCATTCAGTGCTACTCTGATTATATGGACCATTCTAGACACAAGGCAGTGGCTCTGACTCGATTCATCTGCGGGTTCCTGATTCCTTTCCTAATGattgtctgctgctgctctgtgcttGGTGTGAAGCTCAGAAGTTTGACCGTCAAATCGACAAAGCCTTACAAAGTCATGGTGGCActcatcttttcatttttcatctgcTGTGTCCCCTACCATACCTTTGTTCTTTTGGAGTTAGACTTGAAGAACCACAGGCTGCATGTTCTCCAAGCTGGACTGAAGGTGGGAGCCACCCTGGCAGCAGCAAACAGCTTTATATCCCCATTTCTATACGTCTTTGTTGGTAATGACTTCAAACAAACCCTTAAGAGAACTTTGACATCCAGGATAGAGGAGGCAATGATAGAAGATTTTCGCACAGGTTTAAATCACTCAAGGTCTAAGTCAATGGACATCATCCAGAATGGGTGTTAG
- the selplg gene encoding P-selectin glycoprotein ligand 1: MKRLSAKACVTLLCGVSVVFATGSKSTSIPETTSNSSNSSTADANELLTAGHNATEMTPVRPSATHKPARDTVTATADTATLHTLETEDGVMRNQSHSSNSNTTDLTTTSSGAGLTAITTVHTSLSNTLAPETNKPTERKSPTTSADTTAPATSSAASTATVTVSSLTSTTTTTADGSTSPLSSSTSASTVATMTTSSTSEETPVFDHTSSSSSSSPPVTSTWTSTTGPKLSSTAQHISETSTHVSTSQSSDTTSSTSTTESSTTNESPTITASETSTISTSAVSTSPVVILVPRIPKRLPIPSTPATQTTSTTTTTTTTTTPCGDPQNPPSSDVVGPCSTRGLVKHCLITIACLAALATIFMVSTIVLCTKLSARKYKLKKPQQATEMMCISALLPERNYNYTRQRSRVTNGVLVIPSGEDSDEEGGDNLTLSSFLPENDRYV; encoded by the coding sequence ATGAAACGCCTCAGCGCGAAAGCATGCGTGACTCTGCTGTGTGGGGTCTCTGTGGTGTTTGCCACGGGCAGTAAGAGCACTTCCATCCCAGAAACCACCAGCAACTCCAGCAACTCCAGCACTGCTGACGCAAACGAGTTGCTCACCGCTGGACACAATGCAACGGAGATGACGCCTGTGCGTCCATCTGCAACTCACAAACCCGCACGAGACACTGTCACTGCAACAGCTGACACCGCCACGTTGCACACACTGGAAACAGAAGATGGCGTCATGAGGAACCAAAGCCATAGCTCAAATAGCAACACGACTGATTTGACCACAACAAGCTCAGGTGCAGGACTCACAGCGATAACGACTGTACACACTTCTCTTAGCAATACGCTGGCGCCCGAgacaaacaaacccacagagagGAAGTCACCCACCACGTCTGCTGACACGACAGCGCCTGCAACATCCTCTGCAGCATCTACTGCAACAGTGACCGTGTCTTCACTCAcgtccaccaccaccaccacagctgATGGTTCCACTTCACCCCTCAGCAGCAGTACCTCTGCTTCCACTGTGGCCACAATGACAACAAGCTCTACCTCTGAGGAAACACCTGTGTTTGaccacacttcttcttcttcttcttcttctccacctgTCACCAGCACATGGACATCCACCACTGGCCCCAAGCTTTCATCTACAGCTCAGCACATTTCTGAGACAAGTACCCACGTCTCCACATCGCAGTCTTCTGACACAACAAGCTCAACCTCCACCACTGAGTCTTCTACCACCAATGAGTCTCCTACCATCACGGCCTCCGAGACCTCTACCATCTCTACCTCTGCTGTCTCTACGAGTCCAGTCGTAATCTTGGTCCCCCGCATTCCCAAAAGGTTGCCCATTCCATCAACTCCAGCAACACAAACGACatcgacgacgacgacgacgacaacgacaACGACACCTTGTGGAGACCCACAGAACCCACCCAGCTCTGACGTGGTGGGGCCCTGCTCTACTCGCGGCCTGGTGAAGCACTGCCTCATCACCATCGCCTGCTTAGCAGCGCTGGCCACCATCTTCATGGTTTCCACCATTGTCCTGTGCACCAAGCTGTCGGCAAGGAAGTACAAGCTCAAGAAGCCACAGCAGGCGACCGAGATGATGTGCATCTCCGCGCTGCTGCCCGAGAGGAACTACAACTACACAAGGCAACGTAGCCGTGTCACCAACGGCGTGCTGGTGATCCCCAGTGGTGAAGACAGcgatgaggagggaggagataaCCTCACCCTCAGCAGCTTCCTGCCTGAAAATGACCGTTATGTTTAG
- the rnf185 gene encoding E3 ubiquitin-protein ligase RNF185 isoform X2, with translation MATAAPPQASGSSAASDNPSPGSSSSAAADGGNQDSTFECNICLDTAKDAVISLCGHLFCWPCLHQWLETKPTRQVCPVCKAGISRDKVIPLYGRGSTGQQDPRERTPPRPQGQRPEPENRGGFQGFGFGDGGFQMSFGIGAFPFGIFATAFNINDGRPPPAPGTPQHTDEQFLSRLFLFVALGIMFWLLIA, from the exons ATGGCCACCGCTGCGCCTCCTCAAGCCTCCGGCTCTTCTGCGGCCTCTGACAACCCGAGTCCCGGCTCCAGCAGCTCAGCTGCAGCCGACGGCGGCAACCAGGACAGCACCTTCGAGTGCAACATATGTCTGGACACTGCCAAGGATGCTGTGATCAGCTTGTGTGGACATCTGTTCTG TTGGCCATGTTTGCATCAG TGGTTGGAGACCAAACCTACCAGACAagtgtgtccagtgtgtaaagcTGGCATCAGTCGAGACAAAGTTATCCCCTTGTATGGGAGGGGAAGCACAGGTCAACAAGACCCCAG AGAAAGAACACCTCCCCGACCACAAGGGCAACGGCCTGAACCAGAAAACCGTGGT ggaTTTCAAGGGTTCGGCTTTGGAGACGGGGGTTTCCAAATGTCATTTGGAATTGGTGCCTTTCCGTTTGGTATTTTTGCTACAGCTTTCAACATCAATGATGGCAGACCTCCTCCAG CCCCTGGCACGCCACAGCACACAGATGAACAGTTTCTGTCTCGACTCTTCCTCTTTGTCGCTCTGGGGATTATGTTTTGGCTGCTGATTGCGTGA
- the LOC122758664 gene encoding iron-sulfur cluster assembly scaffold protein IscU-like: MAVPVASKCLGSLSLLSRRLSAPEFTTRCCYHKKVVDHYENPRNVGTLDKNSRNVGTGLVGAPACGDVMKLQIQVDDQGKIVDARFKTFGCGSAIASSSLATEWVKGKSVDEALTIRNTDIAKELCLPPVKLHCSMLAEDAIKAALADYRLKQQDGQQEAVSASS; encoded by the exons ATGGCGGTCCCGGTGGCGAGTAAGTGTCTCGgatctctgtctctgctctccaGAAGGCTCTCTGCTCCTGAATTCACCACTCGATGCTGTTACCACAAGAAG GTGGTCGATCATTATGAGAACCCAAGAAATGTGGGCACTCTGGACAAAAACTCGAGGAATGTTGGGACAGGCTTGGTTGGAGCGCCAGCCTGTGGAGATGTGATGAAACTCCAG ATTCAGGTGGATGACCAGGGGAAGATTGTGGATGCCAGGTTCAAAACCTTTGGCTGTGGCTCTGCTATTGCTTCCAGCTCTCTGGCCACTGAGTGGGTGAAGGGCAAATCT GTGGACGAAGCTTTGACAATAAGGAACACCGACATTGCCAAAGAGCTCTGTCTTCCACCAGTTAAACTCCACTGCTCCA TGCTTGCAGAGGACGCCATCAAAGCTGCCCTGGCTGACTATCGGCTCAAGCAGCAGGACGGCCAGCAGGAGGCAGTCAGTGCCAGCAGTTAA
- the LOC122758426 gene encoding uncharacterized protein LOC122758426 codes for MDEKLILSVFNYPELYNVTLPNYRCTESRTNAWRNISIVLGLPSDECKRKWKNMRDRYLKELRMEIKSKKQGEIVPSRWKYRQLMNFIAPFAGSRCGMLDLCGNDDHDHHDNESGSVEGESTSPETVKVPQSIMKGPVCQPDLKPQVSFVSQVPSMSQESQMVQFAAMAKLPSSPTISKTGRKRCLVQDSLSPPSQNSQSPTKWLVKDNGTAFPTRPRDEDELFLLSFVPALKRLAPQKRCETKIKIQQIMYEAEFNIANQNATRNTRSKKHRTRSNLLFFYTLFLISIKLFHRLTKIFVFPFLYSIKWVSVNESFGFSTDLIEVFLCLI; via the exons ATGGACGAAAAGTTAATATTGTCTGTGTTTAATTACCCAGAGCTGTATAATGTCACTTTACCGAATTACCGCTGCACAGAAAGTCGAACAAATGCCTGGCGAAACATCAGCATTGTGCTCGGACTCCCGT ctGATGAGtgcaaaagaaaatggaagaacATGAGGGACCGGTACTTGAAGGAATTGCGGATGGAGATCAAAAGCAAAAAGCAAGGGGAGATTGTACCCAGCAGATGGAAGTACAGACAGCTTATGAACTTTATTGCACCCTTTGCTGGCTCGAGATGTGGAATGCTCGACCTGTGTGGCAACGATGACCATGACCATCATGACAACGAGTCTGGCAGTGTGGAGGGAGAATCCACATCACCTGAAACGGTCAAGGTGCCGCAGTCCATCATGAAGGGCCCCGTGTGTCAACCTGACCTCAAGCCTCAGGTCTCGTTTGTGTCGCAGGTCCCATCAATGTCTCAGGAGTCACAGATGGTGCAGTTCGCCGCTATGGCGAAGTTGCCGTCGAGCCCCACCATCAGCAAAACTGGCCGAAAACGATGCCTGGTGCAAGATTCACTTTCGCCGCCTTCTCAAAATTCTCAATCCCCAACGAAATGGCTAGTGAAAGACAATGGCACAGCATTTCCCACCAGGCCCCGAGATGAGGATGAACTGTTTTTGCTGAGCTTTGTTCCTGCTCTTAAGCGACTCGCTCCACAGAAAAGGtgtgagacaaaaataaagatcCAGCAGATTATGTATGAAGCAGAGTTCAACATTGCAAATCAGAATGCCACGAGAAACACACGGAGCAAGAAACACCGGACTAGATCaaacttactttttttttatactttattctTGATTTCTATAAAACTCTTCCACAGATTGAcgaaaatatttgtttttccttttttgtacaGCATAAAGTGGGTGAGTGTGAATGAATCGTTCGGCTTTTCAACAGATCTCATTgaagtatttttgtgtttgatttga
- the rnf185 gene encoding E3 ubiquitin-protein ligase RNF185 isoform X1: MATAAPPQASGSSAASDNPSPGSSSSAAADGGNQDSTFECNICLDTAKDAVISLCGHLFCWPCLHQWLETKPTRQVCPVCKAGISRDKVIPLYGRGSTGQQDPRERTPPRPQGQRPEPENRGGFQGFGFGDGGFQMSFGIGAFPFGIFATAFNINDGRPPPAAPGTPQHTDEQFLSRLFLFVALGIMFWLLIA; encoded by the exons ATGGCCACCGCTGCGCCTCCTCAAGCCTCCGGCTCTTCTGCGGCCTCTGACAACCCGAGTCCCGGCTCCAGCAGCTCAGCTGCAGCCGACGGCGGCAACCAGGACAGCACCTTCGAGTGCAACATATGTCTGGACACTGCCAAGGATGCTGTGATCAGCTTGTGTGGACATCTGTTCTG TTGGCCATGTTTGCATCAG TGGTTGGAGACCAAACCTACCAGACAagtgtgtccagtgtgtaaagcTGGCATCAGTCGAGACAAAGTTATCCCCTTGTATGGGAGGGGAAGCACAGGTCAACAAGACCCCAG AGAAAGAACACCTCCCCGACCACAAGGGCAACGGCCTGAACCAGAAAACCGTGGT ggaTTTCAAGGGTTCGGCTTTGGAGACGGGGGTTTCCAAATGTCATTTGGAATTGGTGCCTTTCCGTTTGGTATTTTTGCTACAGCTTTCAACATCAATGATGGCAGACCTCCTCCAG CAGCCCCTGGCACGCCACAGCACACAGATGAACAGTTTCTGTCTCGACTCTTCCTCTTTGTCGCTCTGGGGATTATGTTTTGGCTGCTGATTGCGTGA
- the tmem119b gene encoding transmembrane protein 119b — MLPMALHQIGVCLVLCLSSSLATPQSLYSSIEGSADEEDLSSSASSMPTTSLFYEYHTTPVGHTHVETDFLSQVVNFLEENMLLILVTTSFTLLVFLAICGAIFMSRRRKVNAYYPSSFPTKMYVDHRDKTGGAKPFHEVPEKPSPKQESEPVDSHKQLQADIMRAAKGLRTPNKSADAAEGSENSQKVADRSPEDSLKPHGNILDQQLPRFPEEKAPCELSDNEAPTAGGGTEQIPPEQPRPEEDDSEQPQPDKDDSQAPLIGRSLRPSSLHIHNDSATLQLIEGEKTAF; from the coding sequence ATGCTCCCAATGGCCCTTCATCAGATTGGTGTGTGCCTGGTGCTTTGCCTCAGCAGCAGTTTGGCTACACCGCAGTCTCTTTACAGTTCAATAGAGGGAAGTGCAGATGAGGAAGACCTCAGTAGCTCTGCTTCCTCCATGCCCACCACCTCCCTTTTCTACGAGTACCACACCACACCTGTCGGCCACACCCACGTGGAAACGGACTTCTTGAGCCAGGTCGTGAACTTTCTGGAGGAGAACATGCTCCTTATCCTCGTCACAACCTCTTTCaccctcctcgtcttcctcgcCATCTGTGGAGCCATATTCATGAGCCGCAGGAGAAAGGTCAATGCCTACTACCCTTCCTCCTTCCCCACAAAGATGTATGTGGACCACAGGGACAAAACTGGAGGAGCTAAGCCCTTTCATGAAGTGCCAGAAAAACCATCTCCTAAGCAGGAAAGTGAGCCAGTGGACTCTCACAAGCAGCTCCAAGCAGACATCATGAGGGCTGCCAAGGGCCTGCGCACGCCAAACAAATCTGCTGATGCCGCAGAAGGAAGTGAAAACAGTCAGAAAGTAGCAGACCGCAGTCCTGAAGACAGCCTTAAACCACATGGCAACATCCTGGATCAACAGCTACCACGTTTCCCCGAGGAGAAGGCGCCTTGTGAACTCTCCGACAACGAAGCACCCACAGCAGGAGGCGGCACAGAGCAGATTCCTCCAGAGCAGCCTCGACCAGAGGAAGATGATTCAGAGCAGCCTCAACCAGACAAAGATGATTCACAGGCACCTTTGATTGGCAGGAGTCTCCGGCCATCCTCTCTGCACATTCACAATGACTCTGCTACACTTCAGCTGATCGAAGGAGAGAAAACTGCTTTCTAA